The following proteins are co-located in the Camelina sativa cultivar DH55 chromosome 12, Cs, whole genome shotgun sequence genome:
- the LOC104732746 gene encoding protein WVD2-like 7, producing MGESAVLFQHSYSFAAPPSRHESHEDNPIHALSQSVSFGRFVTENLEWGRWSSFSHKKYVDEAEKFSQPGSVAQKKAFFEAHYKRIAEAKKAKAADESFESDPKQEPESVVVLLSTLETLTKDEVKENERDATELVMIREEELVLSIEKDDEPERKSVAVLEQEDAEMDTSLVKPVVADDLQEKEKENHSEDAELLEKSYLVGEKEEERRSVTKNSSVFRFSMETSATSETTDKAMEVVLSQEISEKPITRRSPKKNEKPVSPRFGFLSCLMGTKTEDQNPTKKKRKTGKKPSKPFLWLCFKPEMVGETEAARRR from the exons ATGGGTGAATCCGCTGTTCTATTTCAACATTCCTACTCGTTCGCTGCTCCTCCTTCTCGTCATGAATCTCATGAG GATAATCCAATTCATGCGCTTAGTCAATCAGTTTCATTTGGAAGGTTTGTGACTGAGAATCTTGAATGGGGGAGATGGTCAAGTTTCTCACATAAGAAGTATGTCGATGAAGCCGAGAAGTTCTCTCAGCCTGGATCTGTTGCTCAGAAGAAAGCTTTCTTTGAAGCTCATTACAAGAGAATAGCCGAAGCAAAGAAAGCAAAAGCTGCAGATGAATCATTTGAATCTGATCCTAAACAAGAACCTGAAAGTGTTGTGGTGTTGCTTAGCACTTTGGAGACATTGACTAAAGATGAGGTTAAGGAAAACGAGCGTGATGCAACTGAGTTAGTTATgattagagaagaagagttgGTGTTGAGTATTGAGAAAGATGACGAGCCCGAAAGAAAAAGTGTTGCGGTTTTGGAACAAGAAGACGCTGAAATGGATACCTCGTTAGTTAAACCCGTAGTTGCAGATGATttgcaagagaaagagaaagagaatcaCTCAGAGGATGCAGAGTTGTTGGAGAAGAGCTATTTGgttggagagaaagaagaagagagaagatccGTAACCAAGAACTCATCGGTGTTTAGATTTTCAATGGAGACATCAGCAACTTCAGAAACTACGGATAAAGCAATGGAGGTTGTTCTCTCACAGGAAATAAG TGAAAAACCGATAACTCGTAGATCGCCAAAGAAAAACGAAAAGCCAGTTAGTCCTAGATTTGGTTTCTTGAG CTGTTTGATGGGAACTAAAACTGAAGATCAAAACCCGACTAAGAAGAAG AGAAAGACAGGTAAGAAACCAAGCAAACCATTTCTATGGCTTTGCTTCAAACCTGAGATGGTTGGGGAAACAGAAGCAgcaagaagaaggtaa
- the LOC104732749 gene encoding cystinosin homolog: protein MASWNSIPLEILYEIVGWIAFASWSFSFYPQLVLNFRRKSVVGLNFDFAMLNLTKHSSYMIYNVSLYFSPVIQKQYFDTYGDEEMIPVAANDVAFSLHAVVMTAATLFQIFIYERGPQKISKLATGIVVAVWVFAAICFFVALPTQSWLWLISLFNSIQVAMTCVKYIPQAKMNFTRKSTVGWSIGNILLDFGGGVANYLQMVVQSIDQHSWVNFYGNLGKTLLSLITIFFDLIFMFQHYVLYPEKEASKSLESGQESNEPLI, encoded by the exons atggcgtcGTGGAATTCGATCCCTCTGGAGATCTTGTACGAGATCGTTGGATGGATCGCTTTTGCTTCGTGGTCTTTTAGCTTTTACCCACAGCTTGTTTTAAATTTCCGCAGAAAAAG TGTGGTTGGATTGAACTTCGACTTCGCCATGTTGAATTTGACAAAGCACTCATCGTATATGATATACAACGTCTCCCTCTACTTTAGTCCTGTTATTCAGAAACAGTACTTTGATACATATGGCGATGAAGAG ATGATACCTGTGGCTGCAAATGATGTTGCATTCTCACTCCATGCAGTTGTTATGACAGCAGCTACTCTGTTCCAGATCTTTATCTATGAA cgtGGACCtcaaaaaatatccaaacttGCTACAGGTATTGTGGTTGCTGTGTGGGTTTTCGCAGCTATCTGTTTTTTCGTAGCATTACCTACTCAGTCTTGGCTCTGGCTTATCTCCCTCTTCAA CTCGATTCAAGTCGCCATGACATGCGTCAAGTACATTCCACAG GCAAAGATGAACTTTACTAGGAAGAGCACAGTCGGGTGGAGCATCGGGAatattcttcttgattttggtgGAGGAGTCGCTAACTATCTGCAAATGGTTGTACAATCTATTGACCAAC ATTCTTGGGTGAATTTTTATGGGAACCTTGGAAAGACTCTTCTATCACTT ATCACAATATTTTTTGATCTCATCTTCATGTTTCAACACTATGTGTTATACCCAGAGAAGGAAGCCTCAAAATCTCTGGAAAGTGGTCAGGAATCAAACGAACCACTCATTTGA
- the LOC104732747 gene encoding uncharacterized protein LOC104732747 encodes MKREGKQHGMVRTYRVLPPSLNPRPESKLVNPLTSRPTAGLFTKVSSKPTNHSKFTGKCGQARCLECHMHPITKSKAKTKGSSKVRSSDVSYKMLTWQVASGREARPGLKLSGFSATGILDLMSDDYGYDHDDEYDEEDEEEEDENRGCVVEEIVKIQSDDDDDGQTDEDISHEDDDDEGRMSFCDVGMMMMMEHVEEFDEEGWCLVEEMMT; translated from the coding sequence ATGAAGCGAGAAGGCAAGCAGCACGGCATGGTGAGGACTTACCGGGTTCTACCTCCGTCGCTGAATCCAAGGCCCGAATCGAAGCTGGTCAACCCTTTGACTTCACGCCCAACCGCTGGATTGTTTACCAAAGTGTCATCAAAGCCGACCAATCACTCCAAATTCACCGGAAAATGTGGTCAAGCAAGGTGCCTTGAGTGCCATATGCATCCCATCACCAAATCCAAAGCCAAGACTAAAGGCTCTTCGAAGGTGAGATCAAGTGACGTTTCCTACAAGATGCTGACTTGGCAGGTCGCTTCGGGCCGGGAGGCCAGACCCGGTTTGAAGCTTTCCGGTTTCTCGGCTACCGGAATCCTTGACCTTATGTCTGATGATTATGGctatgatcatgatgatgaatatgatgaagaagatgaagaagaagaagatgaaaacagaGGATGTGTTGTAGAAGAAATTGTGAAAATacagagtgatgatgatgatgatggtcaaACAGATGAAGATATATcacatgaagatgatgatgatgaaggaagGATGAGTTTTTGTGATGtgggaatgatgatgatgatggaacaTGTGGAAGAATTTGATGAAGAAGGATGGTGTTTGGTTGAAGAAATGATGACTTGA
- the LOC104732748 gene encoding F-box/kelch-repeat protein At3g27150-like — translation MSKDEAKIPEPRRSLIVSIESKLPDLNIKSCYDVEDEGKGEILNTVENLTSLNDQDACYGLSKLLFELEVEIFARVSCFQYWKLNFLNKQFSQLLQSREIFRVRRERGFVQPCVFMLSSGETCWTMFDKDFKNFRQLPKVPSDDCFFHGDKETISAGTHLIVTGREVERIVVWRYELEINKWIKDTEMITPRVMYASARHGTDAFFAGGIKASDKGKSEVVNVAERYNSDTKTWKAMHVMNKRRKISSGCFLRGKFYVLGGRDENDVHLTCGESYDEITDSWRLIPDMLKGMTFMTPQSPPLIAVVNDNLYLLETWLNELWVYDIDANAWQNLGVVPVKANAALGWGVAFKSLGNMLLVIGGSSAQPWNNTMSVYTCRPSPKLGKMVWEENKHCCDGVQLNHFIRNCCVMIA, via the coding sequence ATGTCAAAAGACGAAGCTAAAATCCCTGAGCCGAGGAGGAGTCTGATCGTTAGCATTGAGTCCAAACTCCCTGACCTGAATATAAAGTCTTGCTATGATGTGGAAGACGAAGGAAAAGGAGAAATTCTAAACACAGTGGAGAATCTAACAAGTCTCAACGATCAAGATGCATGCTACGGTCTTTCTAAGCTTTTGTTCGAGCTTGAGGTCGAGATCTTTGCCCGTGTTTCATGTTTTCAATATTGGAAACTAAATTTTCTCAACAAGCAGTTTTCACAATTGCTACAAAGTCGTGAGATTTTTAGAGTGAGGCGAGAACGCGGATTTGTGCAACCGTGCGTGTTCATGCTTTCGAGCGGTGAAACTTGTTGGACAATGTTTGATAAAGATTTCAAAAATTTCCGACAACTTCCAAAAGTTCCTTCTGACGATTGTTTCTTTCATGGAGATAAGGAAACGATCAGTGCAGGTACGCATTTGATAGTCACGGGAAGGGAGGTGGAGCGTATTGTGGTGTGGCGATACGAGTTAGAGATAAACAAGTGGATCAAAGATACTGAAATGATCACACCGCGTGTGATGTATGCTTCTGCGAGACATGGGACCGATGCTTTTTTTGCTGGAGGGATTAAGGCAAGCGACAAGGGGAAATCTGAAGTTGTCAACGTTGCCGAAAGATACAATTCTGACACAAAAACGTGGAAAGCgatgcatgtaatgaataagcGAAGAAAAATCAGCTCTGGATGTTTCTTGCGTGGTAAGTTTTACGTTCTTGGTGGTCGGGATGAAAATGATGTACATCTAACTTGTGGAGAAAGTTACGATGAGATAACAGATTCATGGAGGTTGATTCCAGACATGCTCAAAGGCATGACGTTCATGACTCCCCAATCTCCACCCCTTATTGCAGTGGTCAACGACAACCTCTACTTGCTGGAAACATGGTTGAACGAGCTATGGGTTTATGATATAGACGCAAATGCTTGGCAAAATCTCGGAGTTGTGCCTGTGAAAGCAAATGCCGCTTTAGGTTGGGGAGTTGCATTTAAGTCACTTGGCAATATGCTTTTGGTGATTGGGGGTTCATCTGCTCAACCGTGGAACAATACAATGTCGGTTTACACTTGTCGTCCATCTCCAAAGCTGGGAAAGATGGTTTGGGAGGAAAATAAACATTGTTGTGATGGTGTTCAGCTCAATCATTTTATCCGTAACTGTTGTGTGATGATTGCTTAA